The following coding sequences are from one Bradyrhizobium sp. 200 window:
- a CDS encoding TIGR02679 family protein encodes MSNAAEERLRRLLGGDHLASLRKRLRRRFERAPLNSAVESFRIGDLTAPEHAALASLLGRPQHYANSLRIDVRQVDAAFRNSGVASSLRDALERLDGPIANLAIERVQSQALWSDVIRGCNQPGLVGLLEDPAGLGLLKRLAKREPSAASQLCRRAEAVLQRLPANGITRSQLAAEVLGDAHALDSGRATASIVMAVCRQAVPRTYDDSMEESPDEEKQNGERDRDIWAKVGVLVNELARPALFLNLPTSETESYGRPPGEPAYASLRVLLRSSPAWNVAGREVYVCENANLLSIAADRWGANCAPMVCTDGMPAAAQRCLLSQLASAGARLQYHGDFDWPGLRIGNHVMREHGAQPWRFRAEDYEVALRAAPAIAAPLAGQVVDAVWDPALTKAMQRHRVSIAEEGLAASLLVDLGDC; translated from the coding sequence ATGAGCAATGCAGCCGAAGAACGTCTTCGACGCCTGCTCGGCGGCGATCATCTTGCCTCCTTGCGCAAGCGCCTGCGTCGGCGCTTCGAGCGAGCGCCGCTGAATAGCGCGGTCGAAAGTTTTCGAATCGGCGATTTGACGGCGCCGGAGCACGCTGCGCTGGCTTCGCTGCTGGGTCGTCCGCAGCACTACGCGAATTCGCTGCGGATCGACGTTCGCCAGGTCGACGCCGCCTTCCGGAATTCCGGCGTCGCTTCCTCGCTGCGCGACGCGCTTGAACGGCTCGACGGCCCGATTGCCAACCTCGCCATCGAGCGGGTTCAATCACAAGCCCTTTGGTCGGACGTGATCAGGGGCTGCAATCAACCCGGACTCGTCGGATTGCTCGAAGATCCGGCAGGCTTGGGCCTGCTCAAACGCCTCGCCAAACGAGAGCCTTCGGCCGCGAGCCAATTATGCCGCCGTGCTGAAGCGGTCCTGCAACGTCTACCGGCGAACGGCATCACACGCTCACAACTGGCTGCCGAGGTGTTGGGCGATGCCCATGCGCTGGATAGCGGACGGGCAACAGCGAGCATCGTGATGGCTGTCTGCCGCCAGGCCGTCCCGCGAACCTACGATGACTCCATGGAGGAGAGCCCGGACGAGGAGAAACAAAACGGAGAACGGGACCGTGACATCTGGGCGAAGGTGGGCGTTCTCGTCAATGAACTGGCACGCCCTGCCCTCTTCCTGAATCTTCCAACGAGCGAGACGGAAAGCTACGGAAGGCCGCCGGGAGAGCCGGCGTACGCGTCGCTGCGCGTTTTGCTGCGTTCATCGCCCGCGTGGAACGTCGCCGGACGCGAAGTATACGTTTGCGAGAATGCAAATTTGCTTTCGATCGCGGCCGACCGCTGGGGCGCCAATTGCGCTCCGATGGTCTGCACCGACGGCATGCCGGCCGCCGCGCAGCGATGCCTCCTGTCTCAACTTGCGTCCGCCGGCGCGCGACTTCAATATCACGGCGATTTCGACTGGCCAGGACTGCGCATCGGCAATCACGTCATGAGGGAACACGGCGCGCAACCGTGGCGTTTCCGTGCGGAGGATTACGAGGTTGCCCTCCGGGCGGCCCCGGCCATCGCGGCCCCCCTCGCGGGGCAGGTGGTCGACGCGGTCTGGGATCCGGCGTTGACGAAGGCCATGCAGCGTCATCGAGTCTCTATCGCCGAAGAAGGCCTTGCGGCCTCGTTGCTCGTCGATCTGGGCGACTGCTGA
- a CDS encoding HdeA/HdeB family chaperone gives MLKSLATATAILAAASSHVQAQTDLTAYADANGYIDVQALTCAALAGTWQGDADRLTTWYSGWYNGLAKKHYFNIARSKELEHEVIVYCKANPQIRIIEAIDVMLKQEKHKAAFK, from the coding sequence ATGCTGAAATCACTAGCTACCGCGACGGCAATTCTAGCTGCAGCAAGTTCGCACGTTCAGGCGCAAACAGACCTCACCGCGTACGCGGATGCTAACGGTTACATTGATGTGCAGGCACTAACGTGTGCTGCCCTTGCGGGAACCTGGCAAGGTGATGCTGACAGGCTGACGACCTGGTACAGTGGTTGGTACAACGGCCTTGCAAAGAAGCACTACTTCAACATAGCCCGTTCGAAAGAGCTGGAGCATGAGGTGATTGTCTATTGCAAAGCAAATCCACAGATTCGGATCATTGAAGCGATAGACGTGATGCTCAAGCAAGAGAAACATAAGGCCGCATTCAAGTGA
- a CDS encoding response regulator, translating into MAETSASIAIVDDDPAVLRALSRLLRSHAFRARTYGSGQEFLAALPAGLPDCLIVDFQMPEMNGLELQRHLVSNGIEIPTILITAHGDVVMRDHSRLVASLRKPLQQQALFEAIDRAIGDSRSAG; encoded by the coding sequence ATGGCGGAAACTTCCGCATCGATTGCAATTGTGGACGATGATCCAGCTGTGCTCAGGGCCTTGAGCAGGTTGCTGCGTTCGCACGCTTTTCGTGCCCGGACTTATGGATCGGGACAGGAATTTCTCGCGGCGTTGCCAGCCGGTCTTCCGGACTGCCTGATTGTCGACTTCCAGATGCCGGAAATGAACGGTTTGGAGCTTCAGCGACACCTCGTAAGCAACGGCATAGAAATTCCGACAATCCTGATCACCGCGCATGGTGACGTTGTGATGCGCGATCATAGTAGACTAGTTGCCAGCCTCCGGAAGCCACTGCAGCAACAGGCCCTGTTTGAAGCTATCGACAGAGCGATCGGTGACTCGCGCAGCGCCGGGTAG
- a CDS encoding response regulator: MTDKFTIYLVDDDPGVLKGLSRLLRAGGYEVKVYSSPRVFLDEHEMTVPGCAVLDVSMPGLDGLEIQRVLSAASGYHRPVVFVTGKGDIPTSVRAMKAGAIDFLTKPVKGKDLFEAISRAEARDAESRRLHSEMESMQAKVSNLTPREREVFTHVVAGRLNKQIAGDLGTVEKTIKVHRSRMMEKLGIRTVADLVRMAEKLNPSK, translated from the coding sequence ATGACGGACAAATTCACAATTTACCTCGTGGACGATGATCCGGGAGTCCTAAAGGGACTGTCGCGACTGCTCCGCGCCGGGGGATATGAGGTCAAAGTGTATTCTTCCCCCCGGGTATTCCTCGATGAGCATGAAATGACGGTTCCCGGCTGCGCGGTATTGGATGTTTCGATGCCCGGTCTTGATGGCTTGGAGATTCAGCGCGTGCTAAGCGCAGCCAGCGGCTATCATCGTCCTGTCGTGTTCGTCACCGGCAAAGGCGACATTCCCACCAGCGTGCGCGCCATGAAAGCCGGTGCGATCGATTTCCTGACCAAGCCGGTAAAGGGCAAGGATTTGTTCGAAGCGATATCCCGCGCGGAAGCCAGGGACGCTGAGTCGCGTCGGCTTCATTCCGAGATGGAATCGATGCAGGCGAAGGTCAGCAACCTGACACCGCGCGAGCGCGAAGTGTTTACGCATGTCGTCGCGGGACGGCTTAACAAGCAGATTGCCGGAGACTTGGGCACGGTCGAAAAGACCATCAAGGTCCACCGCAGCCGGATGATGGAGAAGCTGGGCATTCGCACCGTCGCCGATCTCGTCCGCATGGCCGAGAAGCTCAATCCGTCGAAGTAG
- a CDS encoding ABC transporter substrate binding protein, with protein MTPHVIVRQRPIGYNFTGRPLSPMRGRQIERAAQIKTFCIDFTHKFPIARGSARCQGVLRLHSIFERRSSRRQFVVNLYSHTFVNLYWRIFGVAAVSGMARTRTVCWSLVLLFLFGAESRAAEPRRVLMLHAFNYTFPATTLIADGARKRLLERSPQPLEIDADFLDLARNTDPEYESRITMFLRAKYEKRPPDVMITLGSAALPFIVRHRDDIAPNVPVIFTSVSPQNFGALRLPPNITGIISEFDLDKTLALAERLQPEASRLFVIAGSGEVDRRWQSAARKTIEHRPRKFEVTYLFERSYANLVEEVSKIPRDSIVMLLTVFADSEGNAFVPAHVAGSLSAISPAPLYAPYDTYIGNGSVGGFVETFESVGVRAADMALQILAGKDPATIAPQTNPGQAYRVDHRAMTRWKLEESKLPPDTAVLFKEPTIWSEHRGAVVAAILIVVLQSLIVGALLVQRRRRLRAENLLKESEERMTFAAAAANIGLWQFDRHRNELWATEHCRAMFGVARDAPLTRDTFLSAVHPDDLQTATQALERSSETEQPAVGDVRIVLPGGEIRWVRMRARSRSEGGGQSGHIGGIFIDITEQKSAEAEVALQRLEVEHLMRVSVLGELSGSIAHEINQPLTAILSNAQAALHLLAQESPDVVEIRDALEEIVHEDNRAGEVIHRLRGLLKKGERRAEYVNINDLVTSTVSLLNGELIARDISLRLDLDHAPFPTCGDFVQLQQVLLNLVMNAMDAMASTPIEQRSILISTGGPQAGMVDVVVKDRGHGIRAKENGRLFEPFYTTKNHGLGLGLTLCSTIIQAHQGRLTLVNDERGGAIAKFSLPVQQPTFDTA; from the coding sequence ATGACGCCGCATGTGATCGTCAGGCAGCGGCCGATTGGCTACAATTTTACGGGGCGGCCACTATCCCCTATGCGCGGCCGGCAAATCGAGCGGGCCGCTCAGATCAAAACGTTTTGTATTGATTTTACTCATAAATTTCCTATCGCGAGAGGGAGCGCGCGCTGCCAAGGCGTGTTAAGGTTGCATTCGATCTTCGAACGGCGCTCCTCCAGGCGCCAGTTCGTTGTGAATTTGTACTCGCATACTTTTGTGAATTTGTACTGGCGTATTTTTGGCGTGGCGGCCGTTTCCGGAATGGCAAGGACGCGCACAGTTTGTTGGAGCCTGGTGCTCCTTTTTCTGTTCGGTGCGGAATCTCGCGCCGCTGAGCCTCGACGCGTGCTGATGCTGCACGCTTTCAATTACACATTTCCCGCCACCACACTAATCGCGGACGGCGCTCGAAAGCGCTTGCTGGAACGCTCGCCACAACCACTCGAAATCGATGCAGACTTTCTCGACCTGGCGCGGAACACGGATCCCGAATACGAATCTCGGATAACGATGTTCCTGCGAGCCAAGTATGAGAAACGCCCACCTGACGTGATGATAACGTTAGGCAGCGCAGCTCTGCCATTCATCGTCAGGCACCGCGACGACATCGCTCCAAATGTGCCTGTCATATTTACGTCCGTATCCCCACAAAACTTTGGTGCGTTGCGGTTACCGCCGAACATCACCGGAATAATCTCCGAGTTTGACCTGGACAAGACGCTTGCGCTCGCGGAGCGGCTGCAGCCGGAGGCCAGCCGCCTATTCGTCATTGCCGGAAGCGGAGAGGTGGATCGGCGATGGCAATCGGCTGCTCGAAAAACCATCGAGCATCGTCCACGAAAATTCGAAGTGACATACCTGTTCGAGCGTTCCTATGCGAACCTGGTTGAAGAGGTGTCGAAGATTCCCCGTGATTCGATTGTGATGCTCCTGACGGTTTTTGCCGACAGCGAAGGCAACGCCTTTGTCCCGGCTCACGTGGCAGGTTCTCTGTCCGCGATCTCCCCGGCACCGCTCTACGCCCCCTATGACACCTACATTGGCAATGGCAGCGTCGGTGGCTTCGTTGAGACATTTGAATCGGTTGGTGTTCGCGCGGCGGACATGGCGCTTCAAATCCTCGCCGGGAAAGACCCCGCGACGATCGCGCCCCAAACGAATCCGGGACAGGCCTATCGGGTCGATCACAGGGCGATGACGCGGTGGAAGCTCGAGGAGAGCAAGCTTCCTCCCGATACTGCCGTCCTGTTCAAGGAACCGACGATCTGGAGTGAACATCGAGGCGCCGTCGTTGCGGCCATCCTGATTGTTGTCTTGCAATCGTTGATCGTTGGAGCACTGCTGGTTCAGCGGCGGAGAAGGTTGCGCGCCGAGAATCTGCTCAAGGAAAGCGAAGAGCGGATGACGTTCGCCGCCGCTGCTGCCAATATTGGGCTTTGGCAATTTGACCGGCATCGAAATGAGCTTTGGGCGACGGAGCATTGCAGGGCGATGTTTGGAGTTGCGCGAGATGCGCCGTTGACTCGCGACACGTTCCTTTCGGCCGTTCACCCCGACGATCTGCAAACTGCAACCCAAGCGCTTGAAAGGTCATCGGAGACAGAGCAACCTGCCGTCGGCGACGTCCGAATTGTGCTGCCGGGCGGGGAGATTCGTTGGGTTCGCATGCGCGCCCGCTCCCGTTCAGAGGGCGGCGGCCAATCGGGCCATATTGGCGGCATATTCATCGACATTACCGAACAGAAGTCGGCCGAGGCTGAGGTCGCACTGCAGCGCCTGGAAGTTGAGCATCTGATGCGCGTGTCCGTGCTTGGCGAGCTTTCCGGATCAATTGCGCACGAAATCAACCAGCCCCTCACTGCGATCCTGTCCAATGCGCAAGCGGCGCTTCATCTGCTGGCGCAAGAGTCGCCCGATGTCGTCGAAATTCGCGATGCCCTCGAGGAGATTGTTCATGAAGACAATCGGGCCGGCGAGGTTATCCACCGTCTCCGCGGTCTTTTGAAGAAAGGCGAGCGAAGAGCGGAATACGTCAACATCAATGACCTTGTGACATCAACCGTTAGCCTGCTGAACGGCGAGCTGATTGCCCGCGATATCAGCCTCAGGCTTGATCTAGATCATGCTCCATTTCCGACATGCGGCGATTTTGTGCAACTGCAGCAGGTGCTACTCAATCTTGTCATGAATGCAATGGACGCCATGGCCTCGACCCCGATAGAGCAGCGCTCTATCCTGATCTCAACCGGCGGCCCCCAAGCCGGGATGGTGGACGTCGTTGTCAAGGATCGTGGACACGGCATTCGCGCCAAGGAAAATGGCCGGCTGTTCGAGCCATTCTACACCACCAAGAACCATGGCCTGGGTCTGGGTCTAACCCTGTGTTCAACGATCATACAGGCCCATCAAGGAAGGCTGACCCTTGTCAACGATGAGCGCGGCGGCGCTATCGCGAAGTTTTCCTTACCTGTCCAACAGCCAACCTTCGATACCGCATGA
- a CDS encoding PQQ-binding-like beta-propeller repeat protein: MNRRLELFSIVLLALNAGVVGRGVTSALADEVGIEVDVGELRGEILSLFARRGAVATETNPNYKGAAAPAPAAPPSPAAADWPSYNKTLTSERFSDLSQINTKNVGKLKVLCTYDTWRLTAFETGLLMVEGALIGTTEFDIFSINPATCAENWRTHEEYPAYILPTNRGAAYLDGRLFRGTQDGRVLAYDFKTGKRLWETTIADAKKGEDVPAAPIAWEGLVFIGNAGGDFKGGKGHMYALDAKTGKIVWQFFLVPKTEGDTVRGPEGATPLDSSTWKNVPGAPISGGGAWTSTTLDPASGLLYVPVGNPAPDYDNSVRQGDNLFTGSVVVLDAKTGAYKNHFQLVPRDWHDWDVSNPPALIKTRGGKRLMAVAPKNGYLYGFDLADNKLLYRTPATRIENAEEPFAVDKDVHFCPGAVGGQEWNSPAYDPLTNFIFTGQVEWCTTVRLQTRDEVLASPTGQPWTGEKSINPFNVFGKFSRADGVWAGWLHAVDADTGVWKWRLKSNYPILGAVTPTAGGLVFFGDVGGNFYALDAATGQKLWGNKIGGAIGGGVITYTANGVQKIAVATGFVSPAFPVEIRRAKIAILGLEGN, translated from the coding sequence ATGAATCGCAGACTCGAACTCTTCAGCATCGTACTCCTTGCGCTAAACGCGGGAGTGGTGGGCAGAGGAGTCACGTCCGCGCTTGCGGATGAGGTCGGAATCGAGGTGGACGTCGGCGAGTTGCGCGGCGAAATCCTGTCGCTCTTTGCGCGCCGGGGTGCCGTAGCGACGGAAACGAACCCGAATTACAAGGGCGCTGCGGCGCCTGCGCCTGCGGCTCCTCCTTCGCCGGCAGCCGCGGACTGGCCGAGCTACAACAAGACGCTCACTTCCGAGCGCTTCTCCGACCTCAGCCAGATCAACACGAAGAATGTCGGCAAGCTCAAGGTGCTGTGTACCTACGACACCTGGCGATTAACGGCCTTCGAGACCGGTCTTCTCATGGTCGAGGGCGCGCTCATCGGTACAACCGAATTCGATATTTTCTCGATAAACCCGGCGACCTGCGCCGAGAACTGGCGCACGCACGAGGAATATCCGGCCTACATTCTGCCGACCAATCGGGGCGCGGCCTACCTCGACGGTAGGTTGTTCCGTGGGACCCAGGACGGGCGCGTGCTGGCCTACGATTTCAAGACCGGCAAGCGGCTGTGGGAGACGACGATCGCCGACGCGAAAAAGGGCGAAGACGTGCCGGCGGCACCGATCGCCTGGGAGGGGCTTGTCTTCATCGGCAATGCCGGCGGCGACTTCAAGGGCGGCAAGGGGCACATGTACGCGCTCGACGCCAAGACCGGCAAGATCGTGTGGCAATTCTTCCTCGTGCCCAAGACCGAGGGCGATACTGTTCGCGGGCCCGAAGGCGCCACGCCGCTCGACAGTTCAACCTGGAAAAACGTGCCTGGCGCGCCGATCAGCGGCGGGGGAGCCTGGACTTCCACGACCTTGGACCCGGCTTCTGGACTTTTGTATGTGCCCGTTGGCAATCCCGCGCCCGACTACGACAACAGCGTCCGCCAAGGGGACAATCTCTTCACCGGTTCCGTCGTTGTCCTCGACGCCAAGACCGGTGCTTACAAGAACCATTTCCAGCTTGTGCCCAGGGACTGGCACGACTGGGATGTCTCCAACCCGCCGGCTCTGATCAAGACGAGGGGGGGCAAGAGGCTCATGGCGGTGGCGCCGAAAAATGGATACCTTTACGGCTTTGACCTCGCCGACAACAAGCTCTTGTACCGGACGCCGGCGACGAGAATCGAGAATGCGGAAGAGCCCTTCGCTGTCGACAAAGACGTGCATTTTTGTCCGGGCGCCGTGGGCGGGCAGGAATGGAACAGCCCGGCCTACGACCCTCTGACCAATTTCATCTTCACCGGCCAGGTCGAATGGTGCACCACGGTAAGGTTGCAGACCAGGGACGAAGTCCTAGCGTCCCCGACCGGACAACCGTGGACGGGAGAGAAGTCCATCAATCCGTTCAATGTGTTCGGAAAGTTCTCGCGCGCCGACGGCGTCTGGGCGGGATGGCTTCACGCCGTCGACGCCGACACGGGTGTGTGGAAGTGGAGGCTGAAGTCCAATTACCCGATCCTGGGCGCCGTGACGCCGACCGCGGGGGGCCTTGTGTTCTTTGGCGACGTGGGCGGCAATTTCTATGCGCTTGACGCGGCGACCGGCCAGAAGCTGTGGGGCAATAAGATCGGCGGCGCGATCGGTGGCGGAGTGATCACTTATACAGCCAACGGCGTGCAGAAAATCGCGGTGGCGACCGGCTTCGTTTCCCCCGCTTTCCCGGTTGAAATCCGGAGAGCGAAGATCGCTATCCTCGGTCTTGAGGGCAACTGA
- a CDS encoding cytochrome ubiquinol oxidase subunit I, whose amino-acid sequence MDFDPVFLSRLQFGFVITFHIIFPSFTIGLGAWLATIEGARLATGNPVYRRVFDFWLKVFALSFGMGVVTGIVMAFQFGTNWSVLAERTGSIQGPLLGYEAFTAFMLEATFFGVMLLGRDRVSPRVYFFACCMVSLGTMFSSFWILANNSWMQVPIGHTIVDGKLIPSDWRAIVLGPIQMVRWPHMLLAAFLTSGMSIAATGAWYLLRGVHRDEGRVMLHWSLGLVAVLIPIQLFFGHLTGLYVLKHQPAKFAAIEARWKNQQPASEVLIAIPDPVSERNLFAIEIPRLGSFIASGNWTAPEVGLESFPPKDRPSVIIPFFAFRIMVGMGLIMLAVSWLGNLLRFRDRLETTRWFLWCTFLSFPTGFIAVLAGWYTAEVGRQPWVVYGLLRTADAVTPSLTTGTVLFSLVSYVLVYAVFIGFGTYYIFKLLRQGPTVEATAIRGATASRPMAFADDAASATGNQSLAGE is encoded by the coding sequence ATGGACTTCGATCCGGTTTTCCTGTCACGGTTGCAATTTGGATTTGTGATCACGTTTCACATCATATTTCCCTCGTTCACCATCGGTCTTGGTGCTTGGTTGGCGACAATCGAGGGTGCGAGGTTGGCGACGGGAAACCCCGTTTATCGGCGTGTATTTGACTTCTGGCTCAAGGTGTTTGCGCTATCGTTCGGAATGGGCGTGGTCACCGGTATCGTCATGGCCTTTCAGTTCGGAACGAACTGGAGTGTTCTGGCGGAGCGCACCGGTTCGATCCAGGGGCCGCTACTCGGCTATGAAGCGTTCACAGCCTTTATGTTAGAGGCGACATTTTTCGGCGTTATGCTGCTTGGGCGTGATCGGGTATCGCCGCGCGTCTACTTTTTCGCCTGCTGCATGGTATCGCTCGGCACCATGTTCTCGTCGTTCTGGATTCTCGCCAATAATAGCTGGATGCAGGTTCCGATCGGCCACACGATCGTCGATGGCAAGCTTATCCCTTCGGATTGGCGAGCAATCGTCCTGGGGCCGATTCAGATGGTGCGTTGGCCGCATATGCTGCTCGCCGCTTTTCTGACCAGCGGGATGAGCATTGCCGCCACGGGTGCATGGTATCTGCTGCGTGGCGTGCATCGTGACGAGGGGCGCGTGATGCTGCACTGGAGTCTCGGATTGGTAGCTGTATTGATCCCGATCCAGCTCTTCTTCGGACACCTGACCGGTCTATACGTTCTCAAGCACCAGCCGGCGAAATTTGCTGCGATCGAAGCCCGCTGGAAGAACCAGCAACCGGCCAGCGAGGTCCTGATCGCGATTCCCGATCCGGTCAGCGAGCGTAATCTGTTCGCGATCGAAATCCCGCGTCTTGGCAGCTTCATCGCCTCCGGCAACTGGACCGCGCCCGAGGTCGGCCTTGAATCGTTTCCACCAAAGGATCGGCCCTCTGTCATCATTCCATTCTTTGCGTTCCGCATCATGGTCGGGATGGGCCTGATCATGCTTGCTGTTTCGTGGCTGGGAAATCTGCTTCGCTTCCGCGATCGGCTTGAGACAACGCGCTGGTTTCTGTGGTGCACTTTCCTTTCGTTTCCGACGGGCTTCATCGCCGTGCTGGCCGGCTGGTACACTGCCGAAGTTGGGCGTCAGCCCTGGGTCGTCTATGGCCTGCTTCGCACAGCCGACGCTGTAACGCCTTCGCTTACCACCGGTACGGTGCTGTTCTCGCTTGTCAGCTACGTGCTGGTATACGCGGTCTTCATCGGGTTCGGGACATACTACATCTTCAAATTGCTTCGGCAGGGCCCCACCGTCGAGGCAACGGCGATTCGCGGGGCGACTGCCAGCCGCCCAATGGCGTTTGCCGACGACGCCGCGAGCGCGACGGGCAACCAATCACTGGCCGGGGAGTGA
- the cydB gene encoding cytochrome d ubiquinol oxidase subunit II produces MELSNLTLFWAGVIALSIFIYVILDGFDLGVGVLFGTTNEDTRRVQMMNAIAPFWDGNETWLVIIGASLFAAFPVVYAVFLSAFYLPVLLMLFGLIFRGIAFEFRDRAGSMQWFWDRGFFLGSVVVAFVQGAAIGAMMRGVPVANNQYAGDAFGWLHPFPVLTGIGLVLGYALLGAGWLVLKSEGTLRDWAYARIPWLVGGVFLALGLAFLVPLTVDAGAIAQSNLRDRPWGFAFPILAVAALVGVVACARARRDELPFPLTILFFLASYLTLGVMFWPYMVPYSITVADAAAPDVSLGFFFYGGVIVLPVIFLYSIGVYYIFRGKDRRGYG; encoded by the coding sequence ATGGAGCTGAGCAATCTTACCCTGTTTTGGGCCGGCGTGATTGCGCTCTCAATCTTCATCTACGTGATTCTTGATGGCTTTGATCTGGGCGTTGGCGTGTTGTTTGGTACAACGAATGAGGATACGAGGCGCGTTCAGATGATGAACGCCATCGCGCCGTTCTGGGACGGCAATGAGACCTGGCTTGTGATCATCGGAGCAAGCCTGTTTGCTGCCTTCCCGGTCGTCTATGCTGTCTTCCTCAGCGCTTTCTACCTGCCGGTGCTATTGATGTTGTTCGGCCTGATCTTCCGCGGCATCGCGTTTGAATTCCGCGACCGCGCCGGCAGCATGCAATGGTTCTGGGATCGAGGCTTCTTTCTCGGCTCCGTCGTCGTAGCGTTTGTTCAGGGCGCGGCCATTGGCGCGATGATGCGAGGCGTTCCGGTCGCGAACAACCAATACGCCGGCGACGCGTTCGGTTGGCTGCATCCATTTCCGGTGTTGACCGGGATCGGGCTCGTGCTCGGTTATGCCCTGCTTGGCGCGGGATGGCTTGTCCTAAAGAGCGAGGGGACACTGCGCGATTGGGCGTACGCGCGCATACCCTGGCTTGTCGGCGGAGTATTCCTCGCGCTGGGCCTAGCGTTCCTCGTGCCTCTTACGGTCGACGCCGGCGCGATTGCTCAAAGCAATCTGCGAGACCGTCCGTGGGGATTTGCTTTCCCGATTCTCGCCGTCGCCGCCCTGGTCGGTGTTGTGGCGTGCGCGCGAGCACGGCGCGACGAGTTGCCGTTTCCGCTGACAATACTGTTCTTTCTCGCGTCATACCTCACGCTTGGGGTGATGTTTTGGCCCTATATGGTGCCCTATTCCATCACCGTAGCTGACGCCGCTGCACCGGATGTTTCGCTTGGATTTTTCTTCTACGGAGGCGTTATTGTCCTGCCGGTGATCTTCTTATACTCGATTGGCGTCTATTATATTTTTCGCGGCAAGGATCGCAGAGGTTATGGCTGA
- a CDS encoding DUF3302 domain-containing protein — translation MEALLGFSLDFWDYATFLSLSFLVAVGLGFVVFMLGLPGRIAIARNHPEAEAVYLMGWVGFLAVVPWIQALGWAFRPTTVIDVRYLPAERRTETEATIAKLTGKAPTTVTEPEAQQGESAP, via the coding sequence ATGGAAGCTTTGTTGGGTTTTTCTCTCGACTTTTGGGACTATGCAACATTCCTGTCGCTGTCTTTTCTTGTCGCCGTCGGACTCGGATTCGTCGTGTTTATGCTTGGTCTTCCCGGAAGAATCGCCATCGCCCGCAACCATCCCGAAGCCGAGGCGGTCTATCTGATGGGCTGGGTCGGCTTCTTGGCAGTCGTGCCGTGGATTCAGGCGCTGGGCTGGGCCTTTAGGCCGACCACCGTGATCGATGTCCGCTATTTGCCAGCGGAGAGGAGAACCGAAACCGAAGCGACGATCGCAAAATTGACCGGCAAGGCGCCAACGACCGTCACGGAGCCGGAAGCGCAGCAAGGAGAGTCTGCGCCATGA